Proteins from one Candidatus Planktophila sp. genomic window:
- the yidC gene encoding membrane protein insertase YidC, with amino-acid sequence MDSILKPLYIAVSWVIVTLHDLLSPIFGTDSGVSWSLAIVGLVILIRIILIPLFVKQIKSQRALTALQPHMKEIQKKYKDDRQKQSEEMMKLYKEHKTNPLASCFPILAQAPIFFALFTVLNGIGKTPPVKHGVLTQEDVVSAANAKFFGAPISQTFLGTDITTVKVVTVILIAFMSLTTFTTQRQLMLKGMPKMDSSNNMMLQQQKIMLYAFPVIFAISGVNFPIGVLIYWSTTNLWTWGQQFYVIKRNPTPGSPAYEELQKKKTKKSGVIPSPEAEVIEPTEELKGQRNQPKKKKKKNK; translated from the coding sequence ATGGATAGCATCCTAAAACCCTTATATATCGCTGTTTCTTGGGTGATTGTCACACTCCACGACCTACTCTCTCCAATATTTGGTACAGATAGCGGAGTCTCATGGTCACTCGCGATCGTGGGTCTTGTGATTCTCATTCGAATTATTTTGATTCCACTCTTCGTTAAACAAATAAAGAGCCAACGAGCATTAACTGCGCTTCAACCACATATGAAAGAGATTCAAAAAAAATACAAAGATGATCGCCAAAAACAATCTGAAGAGATGATGAAGCTTTACAAAGAACACAAAACTAATCCGCTTGCATCATGTTTTCCAATTCTTGCTCAAGCGCCAATCTTTTTTGCACTTTTTACAGTTCTGAACGGAATTGGAAAAACACCACCAGTTAAACACGGCGTACTTACTCAAGAGGATGTAGTCAGTGCGGCAAACGCTAAATTCTTCGGTGCGCCAATTTCACAAACTTTTCTTGGCACCGACATCACAACAGTTAAAGTAGTTACAGTTATTTTGATTGCATTTATGTCGTTAACAACCTTCACCACTCAACGGCAGTTGATGTTAAAAGGCATGCCAAAAATGGATTCCAGTAATAATATGATGCTGCAACAACAAAAAATTATGTTGTATGCGTTCCCAGTTATTTTTGCGATCTCAGGAGTGAACTTTCCTATCGGGGTTTTAATTTATTGGTCGACAACAAATCTTTGGACATGGGGGCAACAGTTCTATGTCATTAAACGAAACCCAACGCCTGGATCCCCGGCCTATGAAGAGCTCCAAAAGAAGAAAACTAAAAAATCCGGAGTTATCCCAAGCCCTGAAGCTGAAGTTATCGAGCCAACCGAGGAGCTCAAAGGCCAAAGAAATCAACCAAAAAAGAAGAAAAAGAAGAATAAATAG
- the yidD gene encoding membrane protein insertion efficiency factor YidD produces MRKLLTAPIKFYQKWISPMFAPKCKYYPSCSSYAVSAIEAYGIKGVAMSAWRLVRCNPWSYGGVDYAVKEKVGV; encoded by the coding sequence GTGAGAAAACTTTTAACCGCCCCAATTAAATTTTACCAAAAATGGATTTCCCCAATGTTTGCTCCGAAATGCAAGTACTACCCATCGTGTTCAAGTTACGCAGTGTCAGCAATAGAAGCTTATGGAATCAAAGGAGTTGCAATGAGCGCGTGGCGTTTAGTGCGGTGCAATCCATGGTCTTACGGCGGCGTTGACTACGCAGTTAAAGAAAAGGTTGGAGTTTAA
- the rnpA gene encoding ribonuclease P protein component: MLAKTARLTESGDFARATKTGLRCSTANFVGYLYINATSTEPARAGLIISKSVGGSVVRHRLARKIRHCLHDQYAQLPAGSLLVIKGLNKSATANCQIEISEVVSLLVKKTHERASKK, translated from the coding sequence GTGCTAGCTAAAACTGCACGGCTTACCGAGAGCGGAGATTTCGCCCGCGCAACAAAAACCGGCCTTCGATGTTCTACAGCCAACTTTGTCGGCTACTTGTATATCAACGCGACCTCTACCGAACCTGCCCGAGCAGGATTGATTATTAGTAAATCTGTGGGTGGGTCAGTAGTACGTCACCGGCTAGCACGAAAAATCCGACATTGCTTACACGATCAATATGCACAACTTCCCGCTGGAAGCTTGTTAGTCATTAAAGGCTTAAATAAATCGGCAACTGCGAACTGCCAAATTGAAATTAGTGAAGTTGTTAGTTTATTAGTGAAAAAAACACATGAACGGGCGAGTAAGAAGTGA
- the rpmH gene encoding 50S ribosomal protein L34, translating into MTKRTFQPNTRRRAKKHGFRARMATRAGRAVLAARRVKGRSRLSA; encoded by the coding sequence ATGACAAAACGTACCTTTCAACCTAATACTCGGCGTCGCGCCAAGAAGCATGGCTTCCGCGCCCGCATGGCAACTCGCGCAGGTCGCGCAGTTCTTGCCGCACGTCGCGTCAAAGGTCGCTCTCGACTTTCGGCATAG
- the dnaA gene encoding chromosomal replication initiator protein DnaA, producing the protein MDVKGIELSALWGRVIEDVALDAPQHRAFLQLSKPLGLLHNSDQTTLLVATPNLFAKDVLESRLRGAVSEFLTRELGEKINIAVTVDETLETSSLPTPEVDIEFLAPKVGTGRDDAPGEKMQTGELSQLNPRYTFEKFVVGSSNRFAHAAAVAVAEAPAKAYNPLFIYGDSGLGKTHLLHAIGAYTKELYGNVRVRYVSSEEFTNDFINSIRDDKASAFQRRYRDLDVLIVDDIQFLENKERTQEEFFHTFNTLYNANKQIVISSDRPPKQLTTLEDRLRSRFEWGLITDIQPPELETRIAILRKKAAQDKLNAPDDVLEYIASKISTNIRELEGALIRVTAFASLNRQSVDLSLAEIVLKDLIPNEGNPEITGATIMAQTAVYFSLTIDDLCGTSRSRVLVNARQIAMYLCRELTELSLPKIGQTFGGRDHTTVMHADRKIRQLMAERRSIYNQVTELTNRIKQQAR; encoded by the coding sequence GTGGACGTTAAAGGGATAGAGCTCAGCGCTTTATGGGGGCGGGTGATTGAAGATGTTGCCTTAGATGCACCTCAACACCGCGCCTTTCTTCAACTGTCAAAGCCTTTAGGTCTTCTGCACAACAGTGATCAAACAACCCTCTTGGTCGCCACCCCAAATCTCTTTGCTAAGGATGTCTTAGAGAGTCGTTTACGTGGGGCTGTTAGTGAATTCCTAACGCGTGAGCTTGGTGAAAAAATCAACATCGCGGTGACTGTTGATGAAACTCTAGAAACTTCTTCTCTGCCCACACCTGAAGTTGATATTGAATTTTTAGCACCGAAAGTGGGTACTGGTCGCGATGATGCGCCAGGAGAAAAAATGCAGACCGGGGAGTTATCCCAACTCAATCCACGATACACATTTGAGAAATTTGTTGTTGGTTCTTCCAACCGTTTTGCACATGCTGCCGCGGTTGCAGTTGCTGAGGCTCCAGCAAAGGCTTACAACCCATTATTTATTTATGGGGATTCAGGATTAGGTAAAACCCACCTCCTGCACGCTATTGGAGCCTACACTAAAGAGTTATATGGAAATGTGCGGGTTCGATACGTATCTTCTGAGGAGTTTACAAACGATTTTATTAACTCTATTCGAGATGACAAAGCATCGGCATTCCAGCGCCGTTATCGTGATCTTGATGTTTTAATTGTTGATGATATTCAATTTTTAGAAAACAAAGAGCGGACACAAGAAGAGTTTTTTCATACTTTTAATACTTTGTACAATGCTAATAAACAAATAGTAATATCGAGTGACCGTCCTCCAAAACAATTAACTACTTTAGAAGATCGATTGAGGAGCAGGTTTGAGTGGGGTTTAATCACCGACATTCAGCCACCTGAGCTTGAGACACGTATCGCTATCCTTCGCAAAAAGGCTGCGCAAGATAAATTAAACGCCCCCGATGATGTTCTGGAGTACATTGCGAGTAAAATCTCAACTAACATCCGAGAGTTAGAGGGTGCGTTGATACGTGTGACGGCTTTTGCCTCCCTTAATCGTCAAAGTGTTGATCTCTCTTTAGCCGAGATTGTCTTAAAGGATTTAATCCCTAATGAAGGAAATCCAGAGATAACAGGTGCGACGATCATGGCTCAAACCGCAGTCTATTTCTCACTCACGATTGATGATTTGTGTGGGACTTCTCGCTCGCGAGTACTGGTTAATGCCCGACAGATAGCGATGTACTTATGCCGCGAGTTAACTGAGCTCTCATTACCAAAGATCGGCCAAACATTCGGTGGGCGTGACCATACAACGGTTATGCATGCCGACCGCAAGATCCGTCAATTAATGGCTGAGCGTAGATCGATCTATAACCAGGTCACTGAGCTCACCAATAGGATTAAGCAGCAGGCGAGATGA